The following proteins are co-located in the Deltaproteobacteria bacterium genome:
- a CDS encoding amidohydrolase: MADHKEKKFVFDTVERNSESIALLCDNIFYFAELGMQEFETSGLMMELLQKAGFSIERNLSGMPTGFVATYGSGKPVVALHTEFDATPACSQKAGVTEPTPIVDGAPGHTEGHNVNGAVMIGAAFAIKKAMDEFGLKGTLKVFGAPAEEQVVSRPYFVRDGYFKDVDVALHDHIGVGFGTTYGLRQYAMISAEFTFKGQSAHAATAPWKAKDALDAVVLMDLGWDKLREHLEPTQRSHRVITNGGDQPNVIPNKATIWWFFREATAEKTRALFDKAKRIAQGAAIMTDTTYSVNVLSAVWPTRANRTLAEVIQANVEQIGMPQWSEGEQGLVGELQNKLNVNATGMPTKITPLKECVQAVSANDSGEVTWVVPTGLITFPSNIPGVSYHHWSAGVSLATSIAHKGAVAGAKAMAASAVDLFIDPQLVAKAKETFKEEIGDTVYEPLLPPDQKPPLELNRDIMERYRAVMREHYLKDKPVFS; encoded by the coding sequence ATGGCTGACCACAAAGAAAAGAAATTCGTCTTCGACACAGTCGAGCGCAACAGCGAGTCGATCGCGCTTCTCTGCGATAACATCTTCTATTTCGCCGAGCTGGGCATGCAGGAGTTCGAGACGTCCGGACTCATGATGGAGCTTTTGCAGAAGGCTGGCTTCTCCATTGAAAGAAATCTTTCCGGCATGCCCACCGGGTTTGTCGCGACCTACGGTTCTGGCAAACCCGTGGTGGCGCTGCATACGGAGTTCGACGCGACGCCCGCGTGCTCGCAAAAAGCCGGAGTGACAGAACCGACGCCGATCGTCGACGGCGCGCCGGGCCATACCGAAGGACACAACGTCAACGGCGCCGTAATGATCGGCGCGGCGTTCGCGATCAAAAAAGCCATGGATGAGTTCGGGCTCAAAGGCACGCTGAAAGTTTTCGGCGCGCCGGCGGAGGAACAGGTGGTCAGCCGGCCCTATTTCGTGCGCGACGGCTATTTCAAAGACGTCGACGTCGCGCTGCACGATCACATCGGCGTCGGCTTTGGCACGACCTACGGCTTGCGCCAGTACGCCATGATCTCCGCTGAATTCACCTTCAAAGGCCAGAGCGCCCACGCGGCGACGGCGCCGTGGAAAGCGAAGGATGCGCTCGACGCGGTGGTGTTGATGGATTTAGGTTGGGACAAGCTGCGCGAGCATTTAGAACCGACGCAGCGCAGCCACCGCGTCATCACCAATGGCGGCGATCAGCCCAATGTCATTCCCAACAAGGCAACCATCTGGTGGTTTTTCCGCGAAGCGACGGCGGAAAAGACCCGCGCGCTGTTCGACAAAGCCAAGCGTATCGCCCAAGGCGCGGCGATCATGACCGACACGACCTATTCCGTTAACGTGCTCAGCGCGGTGTGGCCGACGCGAGCGAACCGGACATTGGCGGAAGTGATTCAAGCGAACGTCGAGCAGATCGGCATGCCGCAATGGAGCGAAGGCGAGCAAGGCTTGGTGGGCGAGCTGCAAAACAAGTTGAACGTCAACGCGACCGGCATGCCGACCAAGATCACGCCGTTAAAAGAATGCGTGCAGGCGGTCTCCGCCAACGATTCCGGCGAAGTGACGTGGGTCGTGCCGACCGGTTTAATTACATTTCCCTCGAATATTCCCGGTGTGTCGTATCACCACTGGTCGGCCGGTGTGTCGCTGGCAACTTCGATTGCCCACAAAGGCGCAGTGGCTGGCGCAAAAGCGATGGCGGCATCGGCAGTGGATTTGTTCATCGATCCGCAGCTGGTCGCGAAGGCCAAAGAAACCTTCAAAGAAGAAATCGGCGACACAGTTTACGAACCTTTGCTGCCACCCGATCAAAAGCCGCCGCTGGAACTAAACCGCGACATCATGGAGCGTTATCGTGCGGTGATGCGTGAACAC